The Verrucomicrobiales bacterium genome includes a window with the following:
- a CDS encoding type II secretion system protein GspD, which yields MQRFRMTGWLLALLLLAEMSTLSLLGQQRGGNRGGGGFGGGGFGGGGGGGSTSASGRQYYNNGMIGDAIITADPETRRLIVITDDETSQYISQVITNLDRPKPQVLIKVVFMEVTHSKGSDIGIEGSLSKKIGGSTIGSVSNLFGLTPGVGGSLAAPAGGGLYQVLGNDFTATLRAIASAGKTEVLSRPSILTRNSQPATITVGKTLPFTTNVRFDNNGNQINTVSYQDVGIILRVTPFITSDGLVEMIVAPEISDIIQLDTPIKLTDNTDALVISKTSADTVVLTPDGQTVVIGGLMQTTKGSVDSKIPILGDIPLLGLAFRREQKKAEKKELLIFLTPHIVKEPSNLLAVSNVEKSQATLSGKAFTEEDLNKFVDGLPVKQMEEAEKAEKESKKAKRAKDRR from the coding sequence ATGCAACGATTTCGAATGACGGGTTGGTTGCTCGCACTGCTCCTCTTGGCGGAGATGAGCACTCTCTCCCTGCTGGGCCAGCAGCGAGGCGGGAATCGCGGTGGGGGTGGATTCGGCGGTGGCGGTTTTGGCGGTGGGGGCGGCGGTGGTTCCACCAGCGCCAGCGGCCGGCAATACTACAACAATGGCATGATCGGTGACGCCATCATCACGGCGGATCCCGAGACCCGCCGCCTGATCGTGATCACCGACGATGAAACCAGCCAGTATATCAGCCAGGTCATCACCAATCTGGACCGGCCTAAGCCTCAGGTGTTGATCAAGGTGGTCTTCATGGAGGTCACGCACAGCAAAGGATCGGACATCGGCATCGAGGGCTCCCTCAGCAAGAAGATCGGCGGATCGACCATCGGCTCCGTCTCCAATCTGTTCGGGCTAACTCCCGGGGTGGGTGGGTCCTTGGCCGCTCCGGCGGGCGGTGGACTGTACCAGGTTCTGGGCAACGACTTCACCGCCACCTTGCGAGCGATCGCTTCCGCCGGAAAAACGGAGGTGCTCTCCCGACCCTCGATCCTGACCCGCAACAGCCAACCGGCCACCATCACGGTCGGCAAAACCCTCCCATTCACCACCAATGTTCGTTTTGACAATAATGGCAACCAGATCAACACCGTGTCCTACCAGGACGTTGGAATCATCCTGCGGGTCACTCCATTCATCACCTCGGATGGCTTGGTTGAGATGATCGTAGCTCCGGAGATTTCCGACATTATCCAACTCGATACTCCCATCAAACTCACCGACAACACCGATGCGTTGGTCATTTCCAAGACCTCTGCCGACACGGTGGTGTTGACTCCAGATGGACAGACGGTGGTGATTGGCGGGTTGATGCAAACCACCAAAGGAAGCGTCGACAGCAAGATTCCGATCCTGGGCGATATCCCCCTGCTGGGCCTGGCCTTTCGGCGTGAACAAAAGAAGGCCGAGAAGAAAGAGCTGCTCATCTTTCTGACTCCGCACATTGTGAAGGAGCCTTCGAACCTGTTGGCGGTCTCCAATGTGGAGAAGAGCCAGGCCACCCTTTCGGGCAAAGCCTTCACTGAGGAGGATCTGAACAAGTTTGTCGACGGCCTTCCGGTCAAGCAGATGGAAGAGGCTGAGAAAGCGGAGAAGGAGAGCAAGAAAGCCAAGCGGGCCAAGGACCGACGGTGA
- a CDS encoding HAD family phosphatase → MSSLAIQLISTDFDGTLHAEFENPPVPKDLEQQIAELQRQGAKWIINTGRDLSSLMESLARARLSIWPDYLGLVEREIYIREGHDYHPCKPWNDACTQDHALLFERVRPDVAGLMEWVHARHEATLYEDAFSPLCMIAANNQEADAIMKHLEDYCRSVPNLTVVRNDIYARFSHIKYDKGTVVAEVARQLGVSRERIFAAGDHLNDLPMLNGNHAGMMAAPANAIPEVQALMKTTGGFLATEPWGHGVAQALEHYLRSGPSRPAT, encoded by the coding sequence ATGTCATCATTAGCCATTCAACTCATCTCGACGGATTTCGACGGAACGCTCCACGCGGAGTTTGAAAACCCACCCGTTCCCAAGGACCTGGAACAGCAGATTGCCGAGCTACAGCGCCAGGGCGCCAAGTGGATTATCAACACCGGACGCGACCTCTCCAGCCTCATGGAGTCGCTGGCGAGAGCCCGGCTGTCGATCTGGCCCGACTACCTCGGCCTCGTCGAGCGGGAGATCTACATCCGGGAGGGTCATGACTACCACCCTTGCAAGCCGTGGAACGATGCCTGCACCCAGGATCACGCCCTGCTCTTCGAACGAGTTCGTCCCGATGTTGCCGGCCTCATGGAATGGGTGCATGCTCGACACGAGGCCACTCTGTACGAAGATGCCTTTTCGCCCCTGTGCATGATCGCCGCCAATAATCAGGAAGCGGACGCCATCATGAAGCACCTGGAGGACTACTGCCGCTCCGTTCCGAACCTGACCGTCGTCCGCAACGACATCTACGCGCGATTTAGTCACATCAAGTATGACAAAGGGACCGTGGTGGCGGAAGTCGCACGTCAGCTGGGGGTGAGCCGAGAGCGCATCTTTGCGGCCGGCGACCATCTCAACGATCTACCGATGCTCAACGGCAACCATGCCGGAATGATGGCCGCTCCCGCGAACGCGATCCCGGAGGTGCAGGCGCTCATGAAGACCACGGGCGGATTCCTAGCCACCGAGCCCTGGGGCCATGGCGTGGCACAAGCTTTGGAGCACTACCTCAGGAGCGGACCATCTCGACCAGCGACCTGA
- a CDS encoding general secretion pathway protein GspK — protein sequence MRTQPQHKIQQYGPAGGSALIIVLWVAFGLVSIALYFAHSMSLELRAAENRVAGLAADQAIDGASRYVAYLVSNLETPGALPEIQSYRREGVAIGAANFWLIGRDDTQLSASDPYFSLTDENGKINLNTATLDMLLALPRMTSGLAAAILDWRDADSEVSSGGAEDETYSRLTPAYKCKNAKFESIEELRLVAGADLEILLGEDTNRNGILDPNENDGDVSLPIDNRDGKLDPGILEYVTVYSRESNLKADGTAKTSITDANALLTVLEEKLSLSRQQAQQVVARLSGGGPPVSNLLEFYSRSGLTEDQLTTLAPELSSTNGVVEGLINVNTASEVVLTCVPGIGKEKAATLIAERQSSANNRNSLAWVTKVLSTPADAQAAGPFLTGQSFQYTADIAAVGQNQRGYRRARFVFDVAEGTNRIVSRQDLSGLGWALGRQARQNLLSAKGIR from the coding sequence ATGAGAACCCAACCACAACACAAGATTCAGCAGTACGGCCCGGCTGGCGGCAGTGCCCTGATCATTGTGCTTTGGGTTGCCTTTGGATTGGTCAGCATCGCCCTTTATTTTGCCCATTCGATGTCCCTGGAACTACGGGCGGCGGAGAATCGGGTGGCCGGCCTGGCGGCGGATCAGGCGATCGATGGTGCCTCGCGGTATGTGGCTTATTTGGTGTCGAATTTGGAGACCCCGGGTGCGTTGCCGGAGATTCAGAGTTATCGGCGTGAAGGGGTGGCCATCGGGGCCGCCAACTTCTGGTTGATCGGACGGGACGATACGCAGCTCTCGGCGAGCGACCCTTACTTCAGCCTCACGGACGAGAACGGGAAGATCAACCTCAACACCGCCACGCTCGACATGCTTCTCGCGCTGCCGCGGATGACTTCGGGGCTCGCGGCGGCGATTCTCGATTGGCGCGACGCCGACTCCGAGGTCAGCAGCGGAGGCGCTGAGGACGAGACCTACTCACGGCTCACCCCCGCTTACAAATGCAAGAACGCCAAATTCGAATCGATCGAGGAGCTTAGGCTCGTCGCCGGCGCCGACCTGGAGATCTTGCTGGGGGAGGATACGAATCGAAACGGGATATTGGACCCCAACGAGAACGATGGCGACGTGTCGTTGCCGATCGACAATCGGGACGGGAAACTGGATCCCGGCATCCTGGAATATGTCACGGTGTATAGCCGTGAATCGAATCTCAAGGCAGACGGGACGGCCAAGACCAGCATTACCGATGCGAACGCTCTCCTCACTGTGTTGGAGGAAAAGCTCAGCCTGAGCCGGCAGCAGGCGCAGCAAGTGGTCGCGCGCCTGAGCGGAGGTGGCCCGCCGGTCAGCAACCTGTTGGAGTTCTATTCTCGCAGCGGCCTTACGGAAGACCAATTGACGACCCTGGCTCCCGAGCTCTCCTCCACCAATGGGGTCGTGGAGGGGTTAATCAACGTCAACACGGCCAGCGAAGTTGTTTTGACTTGCGTGCCAGGGATTGGAAAGGAAAAGGCGGCGACTTTGATAGCCGAGCGCCAATCGAGTGCCAATAACCGCAACTCGCTCGCGTGGGTCACCAAGGTGCTCTCCACGCCGGCGGACGCGCAGGCGGCCGGTCCTTTCCTCACCGGGCAGTCGTTTCAATACACTGCCGACATCGCCGCAGTGGGGCAGAATCAGCGCGGCTACCGGAGGGCTCGGTTTGTTTTTGATGTCGCGGAAGGCACCAACCGGATTGTCTCGCGGCAGGACCTGAGTGGACTAGGATGGGCGCTGGGTCGGCAGGCGCGGCAGAATTTGCTTTCGGCGAAGGGTATACGATGA
- a CDS encoding HAMP domain-containing histidine kinase codes for MKPGRKNLIYGLLVLAWLLILGWQAVEHHRVRESARASLAVRGRDITTTLGLVIRSQRRFGSIVSQERIEPALKELIKNEDVESVHLLNVSGEVVASAGPPLESGTKSIKTHAGEYWDERSVTLVNLVDLGTNAVTEGDGGVNRIIVVPRREAGSTNTNDRRGDWGFPWRSPGSGSNTPPPLAPPKEGEVKEVQGPPSPRESRGPSGRQWFGRPPWMNEEEYRTLISKQGLHGFVVVMTTQSVQAVCDQDFWMRMVVAVMGGVAVVGLSLAWRTMVKSSELQLRLLKASEMNSHLKEMNIAAAGLAHETRNPLNIVRGLAQMISKREDATPEIRSRSLEITNEVDRVTVQLNQFINYSKPREVRATSVDLDAVIDEVASALGCDMEEKRVRWSRTSSGLKILADEQMFRQALFNLVMNAIQAVDDSKTIEIVSGRTDSGEGYLEVIDNGPGVPAGNRDEIFKPYFTTRADGTGLGLAVVHQIVLAHGWEIQCLPNEPHGARFRINHIKLVTLP; via the coding sequence GTGAAACCCGGACGAAAAAATCTAATTTACGGTCTGCTAGTTCTTGCCTGGTTGCTGATCCTGGGTTGGCAGGCGGTTGAGCACCACCGGGTGCGGGAGTCGGCTCGAGCGAGTCTGGCGGTGCGCGGCCGGGACATCACCACGACCTTGGGCCTGGTGATTCGATCCCAGCGGCGTTTTGGCAGCATTGTCAGCCAGGAGCGCATCGAACCCGCGCTGAAGGAGTTGATCAAAAACGAGGATGTGGAGTCGGTTCACCTGCTCAACGTCAGCGGTGAGGTGGTCGCCTCGGCCGGTCCCCCGCTCGAATCGGGAACGAAGTCGATCAAGACTCACGCCGGGGAGTATTGGGATGAGCGCAGCGTCACGCTGGTGAATCTGGTGGACTTAGGAACCAATGCCGTGACGGAGGGGGATGGGGGAGTGAATCGGATCATCGTCGTGCCTCGTCGTGAGGCGGGCAGCACCAACACGAACGACCGTCGCGGGGATTGGGGATTTCCTTGGCGGTCTCCCGGATCAGGTTCCAACACTCCGCCCCCGCTCGCGCCGCCTAAAGAAGGGGAGGTGAAGGAGGTTCAAGGGCCGCCGTCGCCCCGCGAGTCACGGGGTCCTTCCGGCCGCCAGTGGTTCGGTCGGCCGCCCTGGATGAATGAGGAGGAATACCGAACCCTGATTTCCAAGCAAGGACTGCATGGATTTGTCGTGGTGATGACGACGCAGTCGGTCCAGGCTGTCTGCGATCAAGATTTCTGGATGCGCATGGTGGTGGCCGTCATGGGCGGGGTTGCCGTCGTGGGGCTCTCGCTGGCGTGGCGCACGATGGTTAAATCGTCGGAGCTACAGTTGCGCCTCCTGAAGGCGAGCGAGATGAACAGCCATCTCAAGGAGATGAACATCGCCGCCGCAGGCTTAGCGCATGAAACGCGCAATCCGCTGAACATCGTTCGGGGACTCGCGCAAATGATTTCCAAACGCGAGGATGCCACCCCCGAGATACGGTCCCGATCCCTGGAAATCACCAACGAGGTGGATCGCGTGACCGTGCAGTTGAACCAGTTTATCAATTATTCAAAACCCCGAGAGGTGAGGGCCACGTCGGTAGATCTTGATGCGGTCATCGATGAGGTGGCCTCGGCCCTGGGATGCGACATGGAGGAGAAACGGGTTCGTTGGTCGCGAACTTCCAGCGGGCTCAAGATCCTGGCCGACGAGCAGATGTTTCGTCAGGCCTTGTTCAATCTGGTGATGAACGCGATTCAAGCGGTCGACGATTCCAAAACCATTGAGATAGTGTCAGGGCGGACGGACTCGGGCGAGGGTTACCTGGAGGTGATCGACAATGGGCCCGGAGTGCCGGCTGGAAACCGGGACGAGATCTTTAAGCCTTACTTTACCACCCGGGCGGACGGCACGGGGCTCGGGTTGGCAGTGGTGCATCAAATCGTGCTCGCGCACGGTTGGGAGATTCAGTGTCTTCCGAACGAGCCGCACGGCGCCCGTTTTCGGATCAATCATATCAAGCTGGTCACGTTGCCTTAG
- a CDS encoding type II toxin-antitoxin system death-on-curing family toxin, protein MSDPVFLTIEQIKILHRLSLERHGGQEGVRDPATLESATMHPCNVWLYGQGDFFDIAAAYAFHIAEAQAFVDGNKRTGMGAALVFLEGNGFPVPAATEELYQAMIAIAERRMGKAGLADILRKLCGAP, encoded by the coding sequence ATGAGCGACCCGGTCTTCCTCACGATCGAGCAGATCAAGATCCTCCATCGCCTATCTTTGGAACGTCACGGAGGGCAGGAGGGGGTGCGAGATCCGGCCACGTTGGAGAGTGCGACGATGCATCCTTGCAACGTGTGGCTCTATGGACAGGGAGATTTTTTCGATATTGCGGCCGCTTACGCGTTCCACATCGCCGAAGCTCAGGCGTTCGTCGACGGAAACAAGCGAACGGGAATGGGTGCCGCATTAGTGTTCCTGGAAGGCAACGGGTTCCCGGTGCCGGCAGCAACCGAGGAACTCTATCAAGCGATGATCGCCATTGCAGAACGTCGGATGGGCAAGGCGGGTTTGGCCGACATACTCAGGAAACTCTGCGGTGCTCCTTAA
- a CDS encoding Rieske (2Fe-2S) protein gives MSRFVEVADVSSLPPGKCRTVVALGRELAVGNVGGQFFAVDDACPHAGASLGAGILQGEFLVCPLHQWKFKPCEGACVSQPAGRIARYATRVVDGHLEVELPS, from the coding sequence ATGAGCCGGTTCGTGGAAGTGGCGGATGTGAGCAGTTTGCCTCCCGGAAAGTGCCGCACGGTGGTTGCCCTGGGCCGTGAATTGGCGGTGGGAAATGTCGGAGGGCAATTCTTTGCGGTGGACGATGCCTGCCCGCACGCCGGTGCCTCGTTGGGCGCAGGCATCCTGCAAGGCGAATTTCTCGTATGTCCACTGCATCAGTGGAAGTTCAAGCCCTGCGAGGGCGCCTGTGTGAGCCAGCCAGCTGGCCGCATCGCTCGCTACGCCACTCGGGTGGTGGATGGGCATCTTGAAGTGGAACTGCCGAGTTGA
- a CDS encoding sigma-54-dependent Fis family transcriptional regulator, with amino-acid sequence MSSNTLPTSPESCQVLIVDDDPGQRSLLESFLKGHGFLITTAASGEEAIDLLKRKEFSLMVSDVRMPGISGLEALRLAREINASLPILLVTAFADIREAVSAMRDGAVNYLSKPIDLDELLNSVQRATGLQIPPARLASDRQLPASVVARSSVMQAVFRDASLIASSESRILITGESGVGKEVLADVIHGWSHRAEGPLIKVNCAAIPENLLESELFGHERGAFTGATAQRIGRFEGARGGTIFLDEIAEMSPQLQAKLLRVTQDGRFQRVGSNQDVLTNARILAATNRNLEEEVKKGRFREDLYYRLNVVELCIPALRERTEDIVPLASLFLEQFAQGRSRLSPAAAECLQRYGWPGNVRELRNAMERASLLSGGELILPDHLPTKVRESKATSVLPESAVPPRLEDIELQAIHQALCKFHFNRTETAKALGISRRSLIYKLHHLREQGYQVDGPGN; translated from the coding sequence ATGTCCTCGAACACTCTTCCCACCTCCCCGGAGTCATGCCAGGTGCTGATCGTGGATGATGATCCGGGCCAGCGAAGCCTGCTCGAGTCCTTTCTGAAGGGGCACGGCTTTTTGATCACCACCGCCGCCTCCGGCGAGGAAGCCATTGATTTGCTCAAGCGAAAGGAATTCTCCCTCATGGTTTCCGATGTTCGAATGCCAGGGATCAGCGGTCTGGAGGCCCTGCGTTTGGCTCGGGAAATCAATGCCAGTTTGCCCATCCTGCTGGTGACCGCTTTTGCTGACATTCGGGAAGCCGTTAGCGCGATGCGCGACGGCGCTGTGAATTATCTCAGCAAACCCATCGATCTCGACGAGTTGCTGAACTCGGTTCAACGGGCCACCGGATTGCAGATTCCTCCGGCGCGTCTCGCCTCAGACCGTCAACTGCCTGCCAGCGTGGTAGCGCGGAGCTCGGTCATGCAGGCCGTGTTTCGAGACGCCTCGCTGATCGCCTCCTCCGAGAGCCGGATTCTTATTACGGGCGAGAGTGGTGTCGGCAAGGAGGTGTTGGCTGATGTCATTCACGGATGGAGCCATCGCGCCGAAGGGCCGCTGATCAAAGTGAACTGTGCGGCGATCCCGGAGAACCTATTGGAGAGCGAGCTGTTCGGACATGAGCGCGGCGCCTTTACCGGTGCCACCGCTCAGCGGATCGGACGCTTTGAAGGGGCGCGCGGCGGGACGATCTTCCTGGATGAAATTGCGGAGATGTCGCCCCAGCTTCAGGCGAAGCTGCTTCGAGTGACTCAGGACGGGCGATTTCAGCGGGTGGGGTCCAATCAGGATGTGCTGACGAATGCGCGCATTTTGGCCGCGACCAATCGGAATCTGGAGGAAGAGGTCAAAAAGGGCCGATTCCGGGAAGATCTCTACTACCGCTTGAATGTGGTGGAGCTGTGCATCCCGGCGTTGCGTGAGCGAACGGAAGACATCGTTCCCTTGGCCTCCTTGTTCCTCGAGCAGTTTGCTCAGGGGCGATCCCGCCTGTCGCCGGCTGCGGCGGAGTGTCTGCAGCGTTACGGGTGGCCGGGTAATGTGCGTGAGTTGCGCAATGCGATGGAGAGAGCCTCGCTGCTGTCGGGAGGAGAACTGATTCTGCCGGACCATCTTCCCACCAAAGTGAGGGAGAGCAAAGCGACGTCAGTGCTCCCGGAGTCGGCCGTTCCACCGCGATTGGAGGATATCGAGTTGCAGGCCATCCACCAAGCGCTCTGCAAGTTTCATTTCAATCGAACCGAGACCGCTAAGGCTTTGGGTATCAGTCGGCGCTCGCTCATCTACAAGCTGCACCATTTGCGCGAGCAGGGTTATCAGGTCGACGGGCCGGGTAATTAA